Part of the Zea mays cultivar B73 chromosome 4, Zm-B73-REFERENCE-NAM-5.0, whole genome shotgun sequence genome is shown below.
TGGCAGCTGACCTTCTTCAGAGCATCATAAATAAAGCTAGGCTGTGGAATCTTCTTAAGCTCCCTTTATCGGATATTGGTGACCAGGATTTCCTGATTGTTCAGTATGCAGACGACACTCTTTTGATTTTGGAGGCATGCCCTAAACAGCTTTTCTTCCTCAAGGCAATCCTCAACTCTTTTGCTTCTTCTACTGGCCTGAAGGTTAACTATAATAAATCAAATATGTACCCTATTAACGTGCCCCCTGGAAAAATGGTGATCCTGTCCCGTACCTTCAATTGTCAGATTGGAGAGATGCCTTTCACCTATCTTGGCTTGCCTCTGGGCCTTGCGATGCCCAGAAAGGAACACTATTTGCCTCTTATTCAAATGATTCAGAAGAGGTTGTCCTGCTCCTCAAACTTTCTGTCTCAGGCTGGGCGCCTGGAATTGGTAAATTCAGTCTTCTCAGCTTTACCGACGTTCTTCATGTGCACGCTCAAGATTCCTAAAACCATCATTACGGAAATTGACAGGTCTAGAAAGCACTGTCTGTGGAGAGGGAATGACATCAATTCCAAGAAGCCACCGCTGATTGCTTGGAATGTGGTTACGCAGAGGAAAGTGAATGGTGGGTTGGGGGTTCTTCGCTTGGAAACCCAGAACGAGGCTCTTCTAATCAAATTCTTACATAAATTCTTCAATCACAGTGACTTACcttgggtgcatctcatatggaATAGATATTATTTATCCCGGGGTCTCCCTGGTCATAGAAACATTGGCTCTTTCTGGTGGAAGAGCATGATCAAACTTCTTTCCAACTTTAAGGGACTGGCTACCCCTGTTATTGGCAATGGTGGCTCAATTTCGTTCTAGGATGATCAGTGGAGTCAGAGCATCCCGAGGCAGAATTTTTCTGAGCTTTTCTCCTTTGCCAAAAACACAAAACTGACTATTAAAGAGGCCAAGGAGCAGGAGCAGTTTGATGGTTTCTTTCATTTGCCTATCTCTGAACAAGCGTATGATCAATATCTGGTGCTGAAGGGGTCTTGGGAGCAAATTGTCCTCGGTGACGCCCATGATCGTTGGCGATACATTTGGGGAACTGACAAATTCTCCTCTCAAAAAGCTTACAGATTTTTTATGGGCCAGACGCATATTCACCCTATCTACAGACTTTTATGGAAAAGCAAATGTCAGCCTAAACATAGAGTCTTATTTGGCTGTGGCTCAAGAATAGGCTAAATACCAGAGATATGCTGAGAAGGAGAAACATGGAACTGGATTCTTATTCTTGCGAAAACTGTCTATGGCAAAGAGAGGAGACTCTCTATCACCTGTTCCTCAGATGCAATTTCGCGAAAGCCTGCTGGAGCTCAATTGGCATAACTCCGCCCAGAATCTCTAACTCTGAGGTAGCAGCAGCGAACCTTAACCACCAGCTTAACGTCCCCTTCTCTATGGAGATTATTATTCTCATGACTTGGAGTATTATTCTCATGACTTGGAGCATCTGGAAAAGCCGAAACGAGTGGTTGTTTTCAAACAAAGATCCTTCGGTGCACCGGCAGGAATTCAGCAAAGAGCTGCGTTTGATCATGCACAGAGCGCGGGTGAAATTTGACACCTCTATCCCGAATTGGCTGAGCCTGTGGCAGTCATAGGAGTAGTGTTCCCTTTTTCATTACTTTTTAACGTTTGTAAAAAGACCTTGCCTTAACGTTTTCGTTTCGCTTCCTTAATAAAATTCTCAGTAGGGGCCTTCCCTACTGATTCTTCAAAAAAAAATTATATCGGACTGACAGGGTTGTTTTCGGTCATTATGCGTGTGTCTGGTTACCCGCCTCAAGAGAGCCAAACTCTCTGTATGCATTGACCTCAGTCCATGTTTAGTGTGTTGCACTCAGAAGACTGGACATGTATGTACTAGTACAGCCTAGACTTATTTGGCTGCACCCGTAGATACGCAGGAAATGGACGAATATGGGCGGCCAAGCTTGCTCTGTCTGCGCGCAAGCAGGCATCCAATCACACTGAATTTGAGTGTCGGGGTACAAAGTGATTGGCACCCAAAATTCAATACCGAACATCTCGCATATACTCTTTATTTCAGAAAACCATTCAATCACTAACCAACAACGACAAACAAATTAAAGTCGTCATACATGTAACGTGCGGTTGTGAAACGACCCCGCCGTCGTTCCATTCAGTTGTTTAttatcggagtcggacgacggtgGTACGAGCCAGCAGCAGCAGTTGTGGTAGTGTGGCGCTATGCACTCGCACATAGTTGTTGCTAGTTGAAACCTTTATCAGTCTGCTTCCCTTTATTCTTGAAGTTTTTCTTGTAGTTTTTGTTCTATTTTGGGATGGTTTGCTTGGTAAAGTTAATAGAGTCACCTTTTTTACTCTAACAGTTCCTCTTCCTGGACACATTGTGCCATAAGCTGGTCCAAATTCCACTTGTCCTTGACACCAGTGTTATACTGAACATGAAATGTCTCATACTCCTTTGGTGGAGACCTCATAATCATGATCAGTACAAAATCTTTGTGCATAGGTTGCCCAAGGTACTTATTTAGCTTAGTTATAATGGAAACCATTTTCTGAATAAATGGTCTTGCACATCGTACTTCATGTTAACAAAATGTGATATCCTAGCTTtggtggatggtgatatcctggtccaagacttaataaaattaatagagtactcataccaataagatgcatcttcttttttggaagtctGTCTCGAAAGAACCACCAAATAAAGCGTGCTTGGTCTAGAGcaatcttgggatgggtgaccgaccgggaagtcttCTCGAGTGTGCATGAGTGatgacaaagtgcacacaaaagactcatgttggtctgtgAGGATAATGGTCTATGGTCCTAGAGGGTTGCCAGAAATAAGTATTGTCAGTCCGGAAGTGGATGGGGTGTTACACAAACTCCAACATCAAGGAACATGCATAAGCCTTGGAGGACCCTATAAAATGAGAATCTACCTTTTCCAGGTACTCCTTGGCTGTTTTCACACTCTGGAATAACACCCTTAATAGGGTCTTTGATGAGACTCTTGATTATTATCAAGCACTTAGTGTTCTATATTTCCCACTTGACCTTATCGATGTTGTACTATAGCATCTTATGGTCATACTGAGTGAGCCCACTACGGGCTCAGTGGGTTTCTTAAACCGCAATGAGTAATCCATCTCACCCACTGTAGTCACCATCTCAATATTTTGCCACCAAGAGTGGTAATTAGTACCATCTAGCGGTTCAAACTACCATATCTGATCAACTAGTAGTGTAGTGTGTGCACCTTTGCAAAATTAAAACAAAAAAATTTAGAACATCTTAAATAAAATATTGAAACATTGCACTCTATGAATTAAATATTCAATGTTGGTCAAATAATTATCATGCCTCATAAACAAAGTTTATGGTTCCAAAATTCTAAACCATCGTTGGATGATCTAGAAAACATAACTCTTGTACAAAAATGTGACAATAATATTCAATGTTGGTTAAAATATTCAATCACCACAAAAAAATATGAATTTCTATGCATTTAATGAGAATTAATCAATGTTGAATTCATAATAAACAACAATGCATAGAAAAATAATCTAAAGTGTGCAACGAAAATAAAATTGACCAAAAATATCTCTGTATATTTATACATCTCAGAAAAATATTTCTACAAATTTTCTAATTTTCTAACTGTTTCTCTAATTTCTTTTATGTTTTCCTTTCTGTGGGAAATTAAATAAATCAATTCTATTTTCCCTAGAAAAAAGAAAATGGCGAAAGTGTGGTTGTCTGTTCGATCCAGCCCACCTTGGCCTTTGGCCCGCATAAGAGAGCGTGGGACGCCCGAGGCGTAACCTGGGCCCAAGCCACCATTTTCACCAACCACGCGGCACGCGCTCGCACGCACCGATCCTGGCTGTCGGATCCAATTTAATGATCCTGCTCCCCCTGTCATATTGGGGGGGCAAACCCTAGACTCATTTCTCTCCTCCCCCACTACAACTCTCACCGACGCTCTCTCTTGGTTGCTCTCTGCTCAGCCATTGATCTCACTGTCTTCTCTCCAATCCTCTCTGGAACCTTCTCCACCTTCTCTCCTCTGAGATCGATGAACTTTATCAGTGATGTGGGGGTGTCGGCCTTACCGTCGGCGAGTGTGTCCCCTCGGGTGGGCGCGCTGCCAGCGATCGAGTGCCGACGATGGTCCCAGTGAGGCGACGAGGTAAGCAACGACATTGCCATCTCTTGTACCTTTCTTTCACACAGATCTTGCCCTCTTCGAATCCCTGTGTGTGTATGGATGATTTGTATGAAATGTATATGATGTAACATTGGGATCGAGTTCTTGAGGTGCTTGTTCATGGATCTAGGTCCCCACTGTTCGTTTCTGTGATGTGGATTCGGTCCAAAGACTTCTCGGGTGCTTGGATAGTACTTCTATGCACTTCATCCGGTCGATCTGGGGTTAAACAATTAGGCTTTCTGACCCTAACCGGTTTGTCGTTTTCTGTTCATTCTTCTGTTGATCTTTGGTTGTGGGTCGTGATGTCTGAGCCCAATATGCGACTACTTTTTGGGATTAGGgttaggaaaccctaaccctagactactgacttgtgttcttttggttCATTGTTCTAAAACCGAGACACTCTGTGTCGTTTTCGGTTAGATTGATGACCTAGGGTTAGAAACCGTAACTCGAAACCATTTTTCCTTCTATGTACTTATCTTTCTAGGAAGGTTTAAGCAATGAAGACATTCTGAGCTTAATCACTTGTGACCCAAGACATTTTACTTGATCTCTTAATGCTCGAATTAGGAGATCTAAGGTTCTTAGGTGGCTCCGATACCATTTATTCCTAtaactattttaaaatattaatttTGTAAAATAATCCAGATATCTACTTTCATCCCTATTTGTGGCATTGTCGAGACTGATCTCTTCATCTCGGTCATCTTCTGTAAGCACGCTAATGTGACGAGGCGGACGAGCTGCTCCGCACGCTGTGGGATTCGACCTATATCCTCATAATTTATATCGGACTGACAGGGTTGTTTCCGGTCATTATGCGTGTGTATGGTTACCCGCATCAAGAGAGCCAGACTCTCCGTATGTATTGACCTCAGTCCATATTTAGTACCTTGCACTCAGAAGACTAGACGTGCATGCACTGGTACAGCCTAGACTTATTTGGCTGCACCCGTAGTATTTGGGCGGCCAAGCTTGCTCTGTCTGCGCGCAAGGAGGCATCCAATCACACGGAATTTGATTGTCAGGGTACAAAGTGATTGGCACCCAAAATTCAATACCGAACATCTCGCATATACTCTTTATTTCAGAAAACCATCCAATCACTAACCAACAACGACAAACAAATTAAAGTCGTCATACATGTAACGTGCGGTTGTGAAACGACCCCGCCGCCGTTCCATTCAGTTGTttatcggagtcggacgacggtgGTACCAGCCAGCAGCAGCAGTTGTGGTAGTGTGGCGCTATGCACTCGCCGCCCTTGGGGTAGCCTATCCTCTTGCACCATGCGTCGCAGTTGGGCTGGATCTCCTGGCACTGCGTCTGGCACATACCGTACTTCACCGCCGTCGTCCCTGCAAAACCCATGTCGCCATCAAACAACACTTCTCTCGCTCGTATCGTACCACCACGCTTCTGATGAAAGGTGTAAACGAACAATAGACAGAGGGATGGGATCGAGCTCACCGGCGGGGAAGAGAGCGACCATGGCTACTGTCGCAACCATGAGAATAATAATCTTGCGTGTGGTAATTGCTGTCACCATACCGAAACTCTGGTGCTCAAGATCTGTGGAAATCGATGGAAGCGGTAAGATCAGAGGGGATGGATGGTCTTCTGCTATGGTTCGTTGTTGTATGCTGctctatatatatacacacacgaagacgaaggatgcataTATATGGCAGCATATAGATGCAGTTTATTGTCTGCACTACTGGCAGTCTGGCGCTGCTAGTATATAGATTTCGCCACTATTTATTCTCTTGCTCGGTTTCTGGCGTAATTCTTAGCGATTAATGCTTGGTTGCCAAATATATCTTTAACAATTAATGTCTGTAATTGTGGTGATAATGAATGGTTGCCAAAAACTAGTCATTACTATAATATTTAACTGGTGCTTTTGTCTGGTGTCTCACTGGATACGTCCGGCAAGTGTACCGCCACTCGAATGTACACTTAATTTGTAGGCCTATCCGACTTCCTTGTATCATGTCATGTACAATGCCATGTCGGACACGTACGTTCGGTAAGTACTCAACCTTTTGGTTTGAAACCTCTCCGGGATGCCCTATTGTTGTAACACCCAGATTTCTATTTTTTTCGGAATCTAAATAGAATTTCCCGAAAGATTTATTTGAATTAA
Proteins encoded:
- the LOC103652737 gene encoding uncharacterized protein — encoded protein: MVTAITTRKIIILMVATVAMVALFPAGTTAVKYGMCQTQCQEIQPNCDAWCKRIGYPKGGECIAPHYHNCCCWLVPPSSDSDKQLNGTAAGSFHNRTLHV